Part of the Anguilla rostrata isolate EN2019 chromosome 10, ASM1855537v3, whole genome shotgun sequence genome, TCATTTAATAATGTACTATTTAGCCAGCGCTTCCCAACGCGGGGGCCTTGGGATGAAAGGAAATAAGAAATGTGCCTTGTTAGTTGAATTACGGATCTTTCAGACGTACTGAGAATTTTATACATTAGAGATTACACTAATCGCTGATGATGCTAAACcctctgtttcctctctctgttttgttttatgcattAATTTCAGAGAGACGAACCAAAATATTGTTGAATGAAACTGTTACAGAACCTGTCGTTTACTGTTTTGCTTTGATTGTTCACACGGTAGTCCTCCACTGCGGCCAGTAACCAAGAAATGCACGGGCACTTTATTTTGGTGCAGGAGTTGGCGGAAGGACTGTAAATGCAGTTGCACTATGTGCAAACGGTAGGATATTGGACATCATCTGGTTTGATTAAAATGAAGTCGATAAAGTACAAAGGACATTAATCCTAATATGCTTTCAAGGTACATATTTGTGTGTTAGCCCAGTAAATAAGGTagatgtgtttctttttctgaaacGCAAGAGTTTATAGCAAGTTTAACGGTTTTATTCCGTAGTTGGCtagtgctagctagctaacctggCTAGCTGCTGCGCAGGTGAGTTTCTCATTCAGCCTTTACTGAATGCTGTAGCTATTGTTTTGCTAGTTACCAAACAAATAGGACAAAATAGAAGCAAATCAGAGGTGTGCATTTTAGCCAAAAAGGAAGGCAGCAATCCACTGACATAACCCGCACGAGTTGAGTTTCAACACTTGTACGGTAAGTAAATTAAGTAGCTAACAACGGGTTAATTTAGTCAGCCACCTAAATGTTGGGTAAAAGcgtgtagctaacgttacatcCATGCGGCCAGCAAATCAGCTGTTGTAATACGTGGGTGTATTATCGTGTGGTAATTGACGGGTGTTTAACTTTATCTAGATAGCAAAAATCCTCTTATTCTCGTATTGTTCACACGCAgaaactttctttttcttgcgTTTTCTAAAAACCCACCTTCAGACGTTCACCTGAAAACCTGAGATGGGGCGCAGCAGGTCTCGCGACACGTCTGCCGGGAAGACAAAAAGCACACCGGGGCGGGAGAAAAAGcgagagaagaagaggaagagaagttCTTCATCGTGttcatcttcctcctccagcagcagcgCTAGCCCGTCCCCCAAAAGGAAACCCCGTCCTCCCTCCAGCAAGAGCCAAGGTGCTTTATTTTACTCAGATTCTCTCCCCTAACTGGGGAAACTCAATGTGCCAGTTTGGATCAACAACAGTCGGCAAATGTGCACGCCAAGCTGTACGCACATTTATAGATGTTTCAAATAGGCCTCAGCTGCCAGTACTGGCACTACTACCAATATTACAATGAACTAATATTAGACTATAGACCAGGGTCCCCAGGTGAGGAAACTAATTGCACTCTTAGCTTCTCCAGGGGTGAGGTCACGTCTTGCAGACGCTCGCATGCTAAGTGGCACCTCTGAACAATGTTTGGTTTTGATTGCAGATAAGAGAGAAAAcccgaagaagaagaaaaggagtcggagctcctccacctcctcttcctcctcatcaagctcttcctcctcttcgtcctcaTCCAGCGATGAGGAAGcaaagaggaagaggcagaggaggaaggccaagaagaaactgaaaaagatGAAAGCccgggaaaaaaaggagagaaagaaagagaaaaagaggctGAAGAAGTTGAAGAAGATGGCAGAGGCAGCGGAGAAGGCCCTGGTGCCTacacttcccagcatgcctgtgGAGAAGCCGCCACCTATCCTGGAGCCGTGGCTGAGTGAGGACACCAGTGAGCATGGCCCAGGTTAGTGCTCGGGGTGGTCCTCCACATCCTGTACAAACTGAGGACTCCCAGCTTCTGGAACTCAGGTTTCTTATGGTTGCAACAGGCAAAAATATTAACACCTGTAAACCATTATGCTTTTATCTTAACCAGAGAGGATTAGGAACATGTGGATTTTGAGATGTTTAGGGGTTGGGGTGGTGTAGTACTAACAGTAATGTACACAAGTATCTGTATGGCTGTATAGTGTCAAACAGTtcctacattttatttggatgaaaagaagcagcctgTATTTTCTCTTGGGTGAGTTTGCTGAGTAAAGTGTGCATGGGATCGACAGGTTTTGGTTGGTAACCCATTTTGCACAaataagcctgagcatagaggcaGATTTTACCTGAGAGCAGTGAGGTTGCAGAAGGCTGTTTGCCCCCCCAGCCATGACGGACGAACAGAAGGCCCGCATCTCCACCAAGAGGCCCATGACCAAGGAGCAGTGGGAGGCCCAGCAGAGCGTGATCCGCAGGGTGGTGGACCCGGAGACCGGTCGTACCCGGTAGGTTGGGGAACTGTAGGGCATGTAAtttagaggttgcaggtttgatttccaggCAGGAACTGTTGTTGTACCCAGGAGCAagagacttttttattttcttttttactgctttagtaaaatatttaactatatgaataaaaataatctacGCTGTGCAGTGTGccctggataagaacatctgcctAATAACTCCCAAGTGTGCACGTAAATTAGGGGTTGGTTTGTGCTCAGTagtaaaaatgattgaaattgATCACCAACGCTGAACTGAAGTGAACCTGAGCTGGTGtctgctcctgcccctcctgTGCGACAGGCTGGtgcggggagagggggagatcCTGGAGGAGATCGTGACCCGCGAGAAGCACAAAGACATCAATAAGGTACACAGAGTTTGGCACCGGACCCAAAATTCACACGTTAAACCAGCTGGGCTCTATTCAGTTCTGAgcctggggggtatttcacaaagcagcattactgactgagctggataactgcatcgagtaaaacctggaaccctcccacATAACAATATCACATAACATTCCCCAGTAGGTTTGATGGGAGTTGGAGTCCAAAGACTACAAGTGTACTTTATGGAAGGTTAGCCTGTTCACCGGAGTCCTCCTCTGTGTTTGCAGAAAGCCACCAAGGGGGACGGAAACGCTTTCCAGAAGAGACTGGGCGTCAATCGATAGAGTCCCGGGGTGGTGTGTGCACCCAGGGGAAAGGGTTTGGGACAGTCTGGGTGTACGGAAGACTGGGGGGAACGTGGGTAAAGAGCCTTAACAATGGAATACTCTTCCAGGGTAAGggtcgaaccccccccccccccccagtaccaGCTGCACCGCAGAACCCTACCAGTGCTGTAATCATTCAGCTGCTTTGAAATACAGAAGCTTCAGATGGGACGTTTTCTTCCTCCGAGATCTCAAGTGCTATTCGGTCACATTCAGTCAAATAAGAGCACAGATCACACAGTCATTTCTTTTAACTGTTTTTCCATGTTTTATATTTCCAACACCACATTATAACAGAGTTGGCCATTTTGTATTCGTGCGTTGTTGCAAATTCGTGGACGCAGCCATATCGACTCTGTTAGATCCTTCCTCGTCACACGGCCGAATCGTGGTCTTTTCACAACGCAGAAAGAGAAACGCGTTTCGTTTCTTGACAGCGAAGCGGCAAAGAATACGCGACTCAGACAGACCTTCGggtgttcatatttatttatacactgTACAGACACAagcagaggaagaaaggagCCGTCCAGCTGTCTACAGCGCTGACGTTACGTACAGAGAAACCGCACAGGGAGCAGAGCCAGGGAAGGGGAGCCATGTTGGCGTGAGGTGGTCCACACATTCAGCATAATGAGgcctctctcacacgctctctgAAATAACACAGCGGGACGAGGCAGCCCCTCAGAGCAGCGCTCGGACCGCGGGAGGGGGCGGCTCGTTTTGGGATCGCCCGTCTCCCGCTGTGTGGTCACCTGACCTCAAATCTCTCACTGTGTACTGTGTTAATTTGTTTCACGTgtgctgaatattttatgattttttttcccccccagaagACCATTTGTGTAACAGTTCCCTGTAAATAAAACGCGCTAAAATCTCGTAACTGTCTCTCGTGTCCTTGAAGCTGAAACACTAGCAGGCTGTTTGATATTCAGAGCAGAACGGCCCCACTGTACAGCATACAGGCCTACAGCCCTGCTGTAAATCTGCTGCAAGTCTTTCATTACACAGAGATGGCTTGTCTTCACAGCAGCACTGTATGTTAAACCCTAATGTACTAATATCCTGCACTTGAGTGTCGATTGAAACCTGAAACAGCTTAAAGTTTTTGTACAGTAGAAACGCTGGAAAAAGTGTATTTATAAAATTGGTCTGTTGTAAAGGGAGAATGGTAAAGTCTGAGGTCTAGCTGTACAAAGTGTTTAGGGCATCTGGGTGTGATGCATTAGGTTTAAGTTGGACAGGAGGCTTGTGGGGTCCTTTGGCCCTGTGCAGATGGgagtgatgcattgtgggaaagaaGGCGTGGCTCTCTGCTGTTTGACTGAGCTGACCTGCCTGTTAACAGTACTGTGGGATACCTCGTGCTGGTCAGTCACAAGGCCCTGTGATTCTCAAATTGGGCTTTTAGCATATGCATGCTAACCAGGCACAGCCCTGCTAACTGCTACAGgaccaagaaaataaaaacacaagggaCCAAAAATCTAAATCGCAGTGCAGGGTTGAAACTCAGACAGTCCAGGGGAGGTATGTGACAGAAAGCCTTGTTTTATGAGAAGAggatagtggggggggggggggatatttcCTACATTACTGTAATGAGTTTAGGATCAGCTGAATCTCATTATTATTCTAACCAATCCCTGAGTGCTGGGGccctgatgatgtcataatgggcTGCTCAGCGGATTCCCTTCCCAGGTTTTAATGTGCTTCTAGAACTCAGGAAAAGGCTAAAAGCTCCAGCTGGACGTGGGCCGAgccaggcagccattttgtgagcTTCCCCATTGGCCCCTCATtcagcacaggaaacaggaagtgggaatGTACCAGGTAGACTGTGATGTCTGATTCCGGAATTCTATAGAAAAggctcacacacaaaaaaaaaaataccagcaGGTTTTTGAAGCAGGCGGCTATATTCTCCTTTTATTCAGCGAATGCTGAAAAGCTAAGTACTACTGTCATCCTGACGGTGGAAAGTTCCTGACAATTTAAGGATCAATCAActaataaaaagcaataaataaatccaacaaATGTGGGAGTGTCCAGCATTTGATGAGGCAATTTTCAGTCCAAACGCTGCTattaaaatcttaattttacatttttgtgttttcgaaTACGTCCCTCGTATGTGAGTGGTTTGGGAGGAAGTAGCTAATTATCAAACCGACTGGTCCTCCCAGCGGTGCTGTACTGCTCTGGTGGGACTGGAATAATACTGCGCTAATGCTTTCACACGTACGCCATCGTTGGTCCGTAAAATAACTGCCTTACTGGTACCTGTACAAgactgaaacagagagaaaggctACATATTGAATTATAGCAAACCCCAAAGGGTCCATCACCTTATAaatctacataaataaatatttctcaaCGGTATATTCctacatttcaaaacatttacataGTCTTTACACTATCTACACTCTTGTTTTTACCAACCACATCTGGCTATGTGCACATTCAATGCCTCAAAAACAGCAAGGATCAAGTGGGAGGCTGTATCCAAAATGTCCTGTTCGATACTTTGATGTAATTCCacgaatataaaaaaaaaaaaaaaaaaaaaaaactaataccATTCCAGTGTTTGTATGACAACAGACTGCAGCAATAGGGGTAGTTCTTTACAAGGcaaatgaatataatatttacTGGTCACCTCTGTAGATTATGCTAAAACATGTAGCTGAAACTTATCAACAAAACcaaatcattaaaaattcacACACTGAATTTCTACACTAAATAATGTATATCTGGAATGTGCTCTCCATCATTCAGAATGATAACAGAGCACTGAATTCTGGGATGGAATTATCCCACCTCCGCAATATTATATACAAGCCATTGTGAGCTAATCTGTACAACCATGTGACCTGATATCAcctcaaaggaaaataaacattctCAGATAAAAGTACATCCTGTACATTTAAGGAGGAAATGTTGGATTCAGCCTCATCCACTCAATTTTACACGCCTGAACTTCCTTAATTTGGCACGTTACAGTAGTAACACAAATTTACATCCTGATAGTGAGAAAATATGCACGCAtacacccacgcgcacacacacacacacgcgcctccgtgcgtgcatacacatacgcacatgtgcacatacacacacacacacacacactcttggaTATGCAATAAATAATAGCTGTCATGCACTACAAGATAACAATATGTAGCAACATGAGATGGTAACAAGTAGTCCCTTCTACAAACTACTAGTGCAAAATAATGAGGTCATAACAGTTGAGTTATTACAGCTTTTTGAATTAGGATTTtggccattttgtgtgttttagcgCACGACTCCTAAATAGAGAGTTATTCTTTTCCTCAGAAGGTTAGGTCTTCCTCaccttcctcatcttcctcctcgaCTGACGGCTGTGGACGTCCAGCCTGTCCCTCCAGCCTGTCCGGGGGCGAGTCCTGAGTCCAGGGAAAACATGGCCGACTCCGGCTCTCCCCGTTACAGCCCTTGTGGATTTGAGAATGAGAGCTGGTTTGGGACAGCGAGGGTTTGGGGGTTTGGAGGGAGACCCAATCAGAACAAAGACACCTGAAGGACGAGAGGCGATCGAAGCATGggcaaggtcaaaggtcgcggGACTTGAAGGGGAGGGGTTAAAGCACATTCAGTCATCTCTACAGAGGCCCAGCGTGTGGTGAGAGAGCCCAGCTAACAGGTTTTGGATCCCAGAACATTCCTGGGAAAATAGGGTGGACGTTTCCCAGTTTTTCCCAGAGGTCTGTTGAGCATTATTTCCCCGCAAAATTTTTACTGTGACTTGTCCGGattgaatgaaatattcaaAGGCGTTCTCGTCTTTTATAACACCCTCACTGTCAGGTTCTCCCACTCAGGTGTTCTCCttccacacacagaacaggTGACACAGGTTCCACTGACACAGGTCTGCAGACATAAAGGGACTGTTGCCATGTTACAGaaagtttttcagtttttttatctACAAAATCTGACAGCGGCGCAGGTCCTGCCCAAAATACTTGTCCTGGTCGAGGTTTGCTCCCTACGTAACATTCTTAAAAATGCGTCTTTCAGAAATAAGGCCCCCAACGGCCCGCAGAACATGCAGATAAAAGGTTCTCTTGTGGACTGAACGTATGTAGAGGCTTATTCCACTGCCCGAGGACTGTCGGCAGAACCCTATTGGCTGGTGTTACTTTCCCAgcaaggagggggaggagccccaGCGCCCAGAatctccagcagggggagccaaaGTAATCATCCTGACAGTTCCACACAGCACTGAGTAGAGCTGTGCAACACAgactggggatgggggggaggttgggtgggtggttggggcTGGGGTAGACATATATATTAAtagattaaaatataaataataaacgATAATTGGGACTCCTGGATAAAAGCATAAAATCTAGATAAAACAGAGGTTTAGgggaatttgttttttcttgctcCTGTGTTGCCGAACAGTCCTAGCCCACAGTTGCCCATCCCCCGCCTGTTTGGCTTTGGCCACTTTCATGAACGGCCATGCTGTACTGATCcttctgttttgtgtctctgtgtttacaTGTCCCTGCTCtaaccctctctccccctttcttttctttccctccatctcttcctcctctccttctcatATCCCTAACCCcattctcttcttcctcctcctcctttttatCTCCCTCCTGCTCAGTTTTTCTCTCCtaccttcttctcctcctttcttACTCCTTGTACCCCTCTCCTCTTATTCCTCTCCAGTGTGATCCTCACACTAGTTTccacagcctccctctccctctacccTCCCTAGCCCCCCCCTACTTGCCCCCCAggcccccgtgccccccccccgggccctacttgccccccccccgtgccccccccctcccggggcCCTACTTGCCCCCCAGGCCCCCGTGCTCCAGCTTGGTGCTGCCGCTGCGGCCCCAGCAGCTGGCCGCGATGCTCATGCTGCGCTGTCCCCTCTCCACCCGCTCGCGCTCGCTCTCCGACTGGCTCTGCGTGCGCTCGGGCCGGGCGTGGCCGTGGGTGTGGCCGGGGGCGTGGCTCCCCGTGGGCGAGCTGGGGGTGGGCTGCGAGGAGATGGTGCGCAGCAGGTGGTTCCTCTTGCGCAGGAAGTCGCTGTTGGTGCCCAGGCCGAAGCTGCCCTTGCGCAGGACCATGCGGCTGCCGCCCGTTTTGGCGGGGCGTGAGCGGTGACCGTACTCCAGCTGGGACAGGTGCGCCGCGTAGCCGTCAGTGATGAACTGTGGGGCGAAGAACAGGTCCCTGAAACACAGGTCCCTAAAACACTACTCACTCCTAAACCCAGCCAGGCCTAACCCAGCAGGCAACACCTACTGGACCAGAATTCCTCAGAATTctaggtcagtgttctagaactctgttgctttcagtcaccagcagtgattgtgacatcagcattagaatgttcagttaagaacattctaatcatacGTTAAAAGGTGTTAAACTGCATGGCCTTGCTGTGAGTTATCACCTGGCGGTCGTCTGAGAGCTCCAGGTGAGAGGTGTTAGACAGCGATGAGGGGGCGCTACCTGACACTGGTGCTGCATCTTCTTGGTGGGACGTCCCACGATGTAGATATGGGAGGGGGACAGGCCGATGGAGGAGTACACAGAGATGTCTTTCGTGGACCCGTAGCCAGCGAACACCTTCATGTGAGCCTGTGGATGTAGTTTATTGAGTGGCACCTCTGCATTATACACTCGCTTTCACCCCTGTCATTCTGCACTCTGCCGCACCCAGCCCTGCCCAGCCCCGCCTACCACCCACCCTGCTATACCCACTCACTTGCCCATACCCTGTACCCCAGCCGTGGCCCAGCCCGCCCACCATCTCTCCCAGCTcgcccgcccccagccccgcccccccaggccctcccaggcccccccagcctccccccgccccgccccaccccccaggccccgccccgcccagccccccctagccccgccccgccctcaccTCGCAGATGAGGGTCTTGAGGAAGTTGGCCTTGTGGCGCAGCGGGTCGTGCACCAGCCCGTCGCAGAAGGACACGATGCCGTGCGGGAAGTTGTGCTGCGAGAGCCAGGCCACCACCCGCTGCTTCTGCATGTCCGGCCGGCCCGTCACGTAGATGATCAGGTAGCCCAGATCCTGCCAgtgcctgagggggggggggggggggggcagggagagagagagagattaagaaATAAACTGGAAATGTAGCGTGCTCTAGGCCGAGATTACTCCGTGTTAGAATACCTCACTATAgttaaaaacccaaaacaaagatATTAACAATGCATTAACAATGTGCAATGACTCACAGCCGAAATCAAAACTGGTCTCCACAAAAATACCTGGCTGGCAAAAGAGAACAGGCTGTGTGTTCACTGCAATCTGgcagaggtggagacagaggctTTCCACTTTCCTGCCCCAAGTTAACTCTTAATCAGAAACAGATATTTTCCCAAATTCACTGCACAAACTAATCAATTCCAATACCTATCAggaccaaataaatgaaaaattgttcTAGGGGAAGAGGATAACGCAGTAGAGGTGGCAGCACAGTATGCCTCTGTCTGAAATAAATTAAGAGAGGGTGTGGACTAAATATTGGTATAAGAtattatctgtgttcagtgttaatacTGACAGGTTTCTTGAATCGATACATTTAAAACGAAATGTCTTTTGACCGggctgtgtgtacgtgtgtgtgtgtgtgtgtgtgtgtgtttgcatatgtgtatggGGAGAGGTGTTGTTACTCTTTTTATACCCTCTTCTTGTTTGTAGGGGTTTGTTTGTCATGTATGTATCTCACTGCTTTTGCAACACAAGTTTACTTGTCATGCAAATAAggcacatttgaatttgaatttgagagagagagagagagggggcagagagggagggggcgggtggggagagagagagagtttgcaggagagagagaggaacagggggGACTCAGGAGGAAGAGAATTTTGAGATCATTCAGTGACTGAAATGTCTCTGATTAAATAAGTAAACACAGGAATGACGTCAGTAAGAATATCGCTGTGTGGGCACACCCTAAAAGCACACATTCACTGTTTGAATTTCAAAACTGGGAACAAAGAGGGAGAGCCAGGGAGATGAGACATCAAACAGAAGAGTAGATTAAACACATTGTGCgattgtgttttcagtgtaaagaaaccaatctgtgcctgtgtgtgtatgtgtgtgggggggtggatgggggggggcatacCTGACCACATCCACCGCCCCCGCCCGAACCTTCGGGTCACTCCCCATGATGGACACGCTGGCAGCGAACGAGCCGTCGATACTGAACACCACAAACTCCGCCCCCCGCGGCAACACCGTCAGGTAGCTATCCGCAAAGGTGTGGTCTCCcctaccagagagagagagggggagagggggagagagaggga contains:
- the arl6ip4 gene encoding ADP-ribosylation factor-like protein 6-interacting protein 4 isoform X1, yielding MGRSRSRDTSAGKTKSTPGREKKREKKRKRSSSSCSSSSSSSSASPSPKRKPRPPSSKSQDKRENPKKKKRSRSSSTSSSSSSSSSSSSSSSSDEEAKRKRQRRKAKKKLKKMKAREKKERKKEKKRLKKLKKMAEAAEKALVPTLPSMPVEKPPPILEPWLSEDTSEHGPAMTDEQKARISTKRPMTKEQWEAQQSVIRRVVDPETGRTRLVRGEGEILEEIVTREKHKDINKKATKGDGNAFQKRLGVNR
- the arl6ip4 gene encoding ADP-ribosylation factor-like protein 6-interacting protein 4 isoform X2; protein product: MFQIGLSCQYWHYYQYYNELILDYRPGSPDKRENPKKKKRSRSSSTSSSSSSSSSSSSSSSSDEEAKRKRQRRKAKKKLKKMKAREKKERKKEKKRLKKLKKMAEAAEKALVPTLPSMPVEKPPPILEPWLSEDTSEHGPAMTDEQKARISTKRPMTKEQWEAQQSVIRRVVDPETGRTRLVRGEGEILEEIVTREKHKDINKKATKGDGNAFQKRLGVNR